In the genome of Pseudomonas sp. B33.4, the window TTGCTGCTGCCTTTGCGGGTGACATCGTCGACGATATGAATGATGTCGGCGGGCGTCGAGCGCAGCAGCATTTCGCCGCAATGCAGGTTGATCAGGTACGGCGCGAGCATGTGCAGATTGAACATGCGCGTGAAGGCTTCGGCTTCGCTGTCCGGGGTTTCGGCCAGCCATTCGGAGGCGTTGTGCACGATGGCGCGCAGGCGGTCGGTGTGGTTTTTCAGTGTTTCGATGAAGGCGAGAATCCCGGCTTCGCTGGAGAAATCGGCGAACAGGCCGATGGCGCCCAGATCTCGCAGTGTCTGCACGCCGGGGCGTTCGCTGCGGTAGGTAAAGATGACGCGATAGCCTTCTTCGAGTAACCGCTGCGCGCAATGCAGACCGACACGCTGGCCGGCACCGGTAATGAGGATCGGGGCGGAGGAATCAGGCATGAACGGCTCGCATCGCGGTGGGAGCAAAAACTATAACAGCGACATGGCTTGCCCACCTATTGTCGGCTTTCCCCATTACTGTGGGAGCGAGCCTGCTCGCGAAAGCGGTGTCTCAGTCGACATCAATGTTGAAGGTCAGTCCGTATTCGCGAGCAGGCTCGCTCCCACACAGAGATCATCGATTCTGTGCAGAAGA includes:
- the folM gene encoding dihydromonapterin reductase, with amino-acid sequence MPDSSAPILITGAGQRVGLHCAQRLLEEGYRVIFTYRSERPGVQTLRDLGAIGLFADFSSEAGILAFIETLKNHTDRLRAIVHNASEWLAETPDSEAEAFTRMFNLHMLAPYLINLHCGEMLLRSTPADIIHIVDDVTRKGSSKHIGYCATKAGLDSLTLSFAARYAPAIKVNGIAPALLLFNPDDDAAYRAKALAKSALGIEPGSEVIYQSLRYLLDNPYVTGTTLTVNGGRHIK